The Schistocerca nitens isolate TAMUIC-IGC-003100 chromosome 7, iqSchNite1.1, whole genome shotgun sequence genome contains a region encoding:
- the LOC126195815 gene encoding NADH dehydrogenase [ubiquinone] 1 beta subcomplex subunit 9, with translation MAIPMELVSHTRKVCSLYKRALRNLESFYDRRPAFRYQAVLLRHRFDENRNVKDMREARVLLEEGERELFMKQHYQPKKFARSPGGVAYAREVEPPDWVLDYWHPLEKAQYPEYFARREQRKKQFIEWWEKQYGKPSQESSGHH, from the exons ATGGCGATACCAATGGAGTTGGTGTCCCACACTAGGAAAGTATGCAGTCTTTATAAACGAGCTCTAAGAAATTTGGAGTCATTTTACGACAGGCG TCCAGCGTTTCGATACCAAGCAGTTCTCCTACGCCATCGATTTGACGAAAATCGCAATGTGAAAGATATGAGAGAAGCCCGAGTGCTGCTGGAGGAAGGTGAAAGAGAGTTATTCATGAAACAGCATTACCAACCGAAAAAAT TTGCGAGGTCTCCAGGAGGTGTAGCGTATGCAAGAGAAGTGGAACCACCTGATTGGGTTTTGGATTATTGGCACCCACTAGAGAAAGCACAGTATCCGGAGTATTTTGCACGAAGGGAACAACGTAAAAAGCAGTTCATTGAGTGGTGGGAAAAGCAATACGGCAAACCTAGTCAAGAGAGTTCGGGACATCATTAA